The segment CGGAGCGCTTCCTCCGCGAGACCGACGAGCGCTACACGAACCTCTGCCTCGACACGGGCCACTTCGCCTACTACGGCGGCGACGCCCTCCGACTCGTGGCCGAGCACCCGAGCAGGATCGGCTACCTCCACCTCAAGCAGGTCGACTCCGACCTCCGCTTCACCGTGCTCAAGAACGACGTCCCGTTCGGCGACGCCGTCGCCCAGGGCGTGATGGTGGAGCCGCCGAAGGGCGTCCCCGAGCTGGCCCCGATCATCGAGGCCGTCAGCGAGATCGACCCCGACATCTTCGCGATCGTCGAGCAGGACATGTTCCCGGTCGCCTCGATCGACCTCCCGCTCGGCATCGCCACGCGGACCCGCCAGCACCTCTTCAGCTGCTCGCCCCGCACCCGTCTCGTCTGACCCGATCGCCGCCCCGCCCTCCGAAGGAGAACCCCCATGACCGCCTCCCCGTCCGAGAACCTCCGCGTCGCCGTCGTCGGCGCCGGCATGATGGGCGCCGACCACGTTGCGCGCATCACCTCGACCATCAGCGGGGCGGAGGTCGTCGCCGTCGTCGATCCCGACACCGCGCGGGCCACCGCTGCGGCCGCCACAGCACCCGGAGCGATCACCGCGGTCGACTTCGAGGAGGCGCTCGGCACCACCGAGATCGACGCCGTCATCGTCGCGACCCCGGGCTTCCTCCACGAGGCCGTGCTCCTGCCCGCCCTCGACCGCGGTCTCGCGATCCTCTGCGAGAAGCCCCTGACCACCGACGAGGCGGCCTCGCTCCGCGTCCTCGAGGCGGAGCAGCGACTCGGCCGGCCGCACATCCAGGTCGGCTTCATGCGCCGCTTCGACCGGGGCTACCAAGACCTCCGCGCCCTCGTCGCTTCCGGCGAGCACGGCGCGCTCCTCGCCCTCCACTGCGCGCACCGCAACGCGACGACGCCGCCGAGCTACTCGGAGGAGATGCTGATCCTCGACTCCGTGATCCACGAGATCGACGTCGTGCCCTTCGTCGTCGGCGAGCCGATCGTCGCCGTCGAGGTGAAGAAACCGCGCCGCAACTCCCTCGCCCCGGAGGGCCTCCCGGAGCCCCAGATCGTGATCCTCGAGACCGTGTCGGGCACGATGGCCATCGTCGAGATCAACGTCAACGTCCAGTTCGGCTACCAGGTCACCACCGACGCCGTGTTCGAGAGCGGCGTCGCCTCCATCGGCCGCGAGTCCGGCATCGACGTCACCACCGGCGGCCGCACCGGCCGAGCGGTCCCACCGACGTTCAAGGAGCGCTTCGGGGCCGCCTACGACACGCAGGTGCAGCGCTGGGTCGACGCGGCCCGCCGCGGCACGATCGACGGTCCCAGCGCCTGGGACGGCTACCTGGCCAGCGTCGTCGCGACGGCGGGCGTCGCGGCGCAGAAGACCGGACG is part of the Frondihabitans sp. 762G35 genome and harbors:
- a CDS encoding Gfo/Idh/MocA family protein, yielding MTASPSENLRVAVVGAGMMGADHVARITSTISGAEVVAVVDPDTARATAAAATAPGAITAVDFEEALGTTEIDAVIVATPGFLHEAVLLPALDRGLAILCEKPLTTDEAASLRVLEAEQRLGRPHIQVGFMRRFDRGYQDLRALVASGEHGALLALHCAHRNATTPPSYSEEMLILDSVIHEIDVVPFVVGEPIVAVEVKKPRRNSLAPEGLPEPQIVILETVSGTMAIVEINVNVQFGYQVTTDAVFESGVASIGRESGIDVTTGGRTGRAVPPTFKERFGAAYDTQVQRWVDAARRGTIDGPSAWDGYLASVVATAGVAAQKTGRRVEVEYALAKPAFYDLPGAVAPALERA